From the Comamonas odontotermitis genome, one window contains:
- the uppS gene encoding polyprenyl diphosphate synthase: MKSAVIPHHIAIVMDGNGRWAKRRFLPRLAGHKQGVESLRRCAKACAERGVKVLTVFAFSSENWNRPTDEVDGLMQLLAGALAKEVPSLARDGIRLFFVGERASLSAKVQAGLVQAEAATASNDRMVLNVCFNYGGRWDIAQAAAKLQVAGAAITEASMAQAMALAHVPDPDLLIRTGGEMRISNFLLWQAAYSELIFSDKWWPDFDEQALDASIAEFNQRERRFGKTSEQVSPVQAV, encoded by the coding sequence ATGAAGTCTGCTGTCATTCCGCACCATATTGCCATCGTCATGGATGGCAATGGGCGATGGGCCAAGCGCCGGTTTCTGCCACGTCTGGCCGGCCACAAGCAAGGGGTGGAGTCGCTGCGCCGCTGCGCCAAGGCATGCGCAGAGCGTGGTGTGAAGGTGCTCACGGTCTTTGCCTTTTCGTCGGAAAACTGGAACCGGCCGACCGATGAGGTCGATGGCCTGATGCAGTTGCTGGCCGGTGCGCTGGCAAAGGAAGTTCCCTCGCTGGCGCGCGATGGCATCCGCCTGTTTTTTGTGGGGGAGCGAGCCTCGCTTTCCGCCAAGGTGCAAGCGGGTCTCGTTCAGGCGGAAGCGGCCACCGCCAGCAATGACCGCATGGTGCTCAACGTCTGCTTCAACTATGGCGGGCGCTGGGATATTGCGCAGGCTGCAGCCAAGCTGCAGGTGGCAGGCGCTGCGATCACCGAGGCATCCATGGCGCAGGCCATGGCCCTGGCCCATGTGCCTGATCCGGATCTGCTGATCCGTACCGGCGGAGAGATGCGCATCAGCAACTTCCTGTTGTGGCAGGCGGCCTACTCGGAACTGATTTTCAGTGACAAGTGGTGGCCTGATTTTGATGAACAGGCTCTGGATGCATCGATTGCCGAGTTCAACCAGCGTGAACGCAGGTTCGGCAAGACTTCCGAACAAGTCTCCCCGGTGCAGGCAGTGTGA
- the frr gene encoding ribosome recycling factor, whose protein sequence is MTIAEIKKNLEGKMDQSIAAFKNNLTKIRTGRANPALLDTIHVDYYGSMVPLSQVANVALIDSRTISVTPWEKNMAAKIEKAIRESELGLNPAAMGDLIRVPMPPMSEERRKEMTKLVKAEGENAKIAVRNLRRDANEGVKKLVKDKEASEDDQKRSEADVQKITDKHIVLIDQLVVEKEKDIMAV, encoded by the coding sequence ATGACAATCGCTGAAATCAAGAAGAATCTCGAAGGCAAGATGGACCAGTCGATCGCGGCCTTCAAAAACAATCTGACCAAGATCCGCACTGGCCGCGCCAATCCTGCGCTGCTCGACACCATCCACGTCGATTACTACGGCTCGATGGTTCCCCTGTCGCAGGTCGCGAATGTGGCCTTGATCGACAGCCGCACCATCAGCGTCACGCCATGGGAAAAGAACATGGCGGCGAAGATCGAAAAGGCTATCCGCGAAAGCGAGTTGGGCCTCAACCCTGCTGCCATGGGTGACCTGATCCGCGTTCCCATGCCTCCGATGAGCGAAGAGCGCCGCAAGGAAATGACCAAGCTGGTCAAGGCCGAAGGCGAAAACGCCAAGATCGCTGTGCGCAACCTGCGTCGTGATGCCAATGAAGGCGTCAAGAAGCTGGTCAAGGACAAGGAAGCGTCGGAAGACGATCAAAAACGCTCGGAAGCCGATGTGCAGAAGATCACTGACAAGCACATTGTGCTGATTGACCAGTTGGTGGTGGAAAAAGAAAAAGACATCATGGCGGTCTAA
- the pyrH gene encoding UMP kinase, protein MSNSPAHKRILLKLSGEALMGDDAFGINRATIVRMVEEIAEVTRLGVEVAVVIGGGNIFRGVAGGSVGMDRATADYMGMLATVMNALALADAMDKQGLTARVMSAIGIEQVVEPYVRPKALQYLEEGKVVVFAAGTGNPFFTTDTAAALRGAEIGAELVLKATKVDGVYTADPMKDPTATRYTQLTFDEAMGRNLGIMDATAFALCRDQKLPIRVFSIVKSGALKRVVMGEDEGTLVYA, encoded by the coding sequence ATGTCCAACAGCCCAGCCCACAAGCGCATTCTTCTCAAACTCTCTGGTGAGGCCCTGATGGGTGATGACGCGTTCGGTATCAACCGTGCCACCATCGTCCGCATGGTCGAAGAGATCGCGGAAGTCACTCGCCTGGGTGTGGAAGTGGCGGTGGTGATCGGTGGTGGCAATATCTTCCGTGGCGTGGCGGGTGGCTCGGTCGGCATGGACCGTGCAACTGCCGACTACATGGGTATGCTGGCCACGGTAATGAACGCGCTGGCACTGGCCGATGCCATGGACAAGCAGGGCTTGACGGCGCGGGTGATGTCGGCCATTGGTATCGAGCAGGTGGTGGAGCCTTATGTGCGCCCCAAGGCACTGCAGTATCTGGAAGAAGGCAAGGTGGTGGTGTTTGCTGCTGGTACCGGCAACCCGTTTTTCACCACCGATACCGCAGCGGCATTGCGTGGTGCTGAAATTGGCGCAGAATTGGTGCTCAAGGCCACCAAGGTCGATGGTGTGTACACCGCAGATCCGATGAAGGATCCAACGGCCACCCGCTATACTCAATTGACGTTTGACGAGGCCATGGGCCGCAATCTGGGCATCATGGATGCGACTGCTTTTGCATTGTGCCGCGACCAGAAACTGCCGATCCGCGTCTTCTCGATCGTCAAGAGCGGCGCGCTCAAGCGCGTGGTCATGGGTGAGGATGAGGGTACGCTCGTTTACGCGTAA
- the tsf gene encoding translation elongation factor Ts: MAITASMVAELRAKTDAPMMECKKALTEADGDMAKAEELLRVKLGTKAGKAASRIAAEGVIAAFVNGNEGAMIEVNSETDFVSKNDSFISMANAAAKLVTEKNPADVEALGALAYEQDTFGPTLEDVRKGLIGKIGENMSFRRFKRFSGSNLAVYLHGTRIGVMVEYEGDAQAAKDVAMHVAAMKPVALSSDDVPADLIEKERSVALAKAQESGKPADIAAKMVEGSVQKYLKEVSLYNQVFVKAADGKQTVEQMLKAANTKISSFTLYVVGEGIEKKVDDFAAEVAAQVAAAKGQ; this comes from the coding sequence ATGGCAATTACCGCAAGCATGGTGGCAGAACTGCGCGCTAAGACCGACGCGCCCATGATGGAATGCAAGAAGGCACTCACCGAGGCTGATGGCGACATGGCCAAGGCTGAAGAATTGCTGCGCGTCAAGCTGGGTACCAAGGCTGGCAAGGCTGCTTCGCGTATTGCTGCAGAAGGCGTGATCGCCGCGTTCGTAAATGGCAACGAAGGCGCCATGATCGAAGTCAACAGCGAAACCGACTTCGTGTCCAAGAACGACAGCTTCATCTCCATGGCCAACGCAGCGGCCAAGCTGGTGACGGAAAAGAATCCTGCTGACGTGGAAGCACTGGGCGCTCTGGCCTACGAACAGGACACCTTTGGCCCTACGCTGGAAGACGTGCGCAAGGGCCTGATCGGCAAGATCGGTGAGAACATGTCCTTCCGTCGCTTCAAGCGTTTCTCGGGCAGCAACTTGGCTGTGTACCTGCACGGCACCCGTATCGGTGTGATGGTCGAATACGAAGGTGACGCCCAGGCTGCCAAGGATGTGGCCATGCACGTGGCTGCGATGAAGCCAGTGGCTTTGAGCTCGGACGACGTGCCTGCCGACCTGATTGAAAAAGAGCGCAGCGTGGCGCTGGCCAAGGCCCAGGAATCGGGCAAGCCAGCAGATATCGCTGCCAAGATGGTTGAAGGCTCGGTGCAGAAGTACCTCAAGGAAGTCTCGCTGTACAACCAGGTGTTTGTGAAGGCCGCTGACGGCAAGCAAACCGTGGAACAGATGCTCAAGGCTGCCAACACCAAGATCAGCTCGTTCACGCTGTACGTGGTGGGTGAAGGCATTGAGAAGAAGGTTGATGACTTCGCCGCTGAAGTGGCCGCACAGGTTGCGGCTGCCAAGGGCCAGTAA
- the rpsB gene encoding 30S ribosomal protein S2 produces MSVTMREMLEAGVHFGHQTRFWNPKMGQYIFGSRNKIHIINLEKSLPLFQEAQKFVKQLSANRGTILMVGTKRQARETLAAEAQRAGVPYVDQRWLGGMLTNFKTVKTSIKRLKDMKAQQEAGLESMSKKEQLMFSRELEKLEKDIGGIQDMNALPDAIFVIDVGYHKIAIAEAKKLGIPLIGVVDTNHNPEGIDYVIPGNDDSAKAVELYARGIADAILEGRANAVTEVVKAVSGEEGDEFVEVENSAA; encoded by the coding sequence ATGTCCGTTACGATGCGCGAGATGCTGGAAGCCGGCGTCCACTTTGGCCACCAAACCCGTTTCTGGAACCCCAAGATGGGCCAGTACATTTTCGGTAGCCGCAACAAGATTCACATCATCAACCTGGAAAAGAGCCTGCCCCTGTTCCAGGAAGCCCAGAAGTTCGTCAAGCAATTGTCGGCAAACCGTGGCACCATCCTGATGGTTGGCACCAAGCGCCAAGCGCGCGAAACCCTGGCTGCTGAAGCTCAGCGCGCAGGCGTTCCTTATGTCGACCAGCGCTGGCTGGGCGGCATGCTGACCAACTTCAAGACCGTGAAGACCTCGATCAAGCGTCTGAAGGACATGAAGGCTCAGCAGGAAGCCGGTCTGGAATCGATGAGCAAGAAGGAACAGCTGATGTTCTCGCGCGAACTGGAAAAGCTCGAGAAGGACATCGGCGGTATCCAGGACATGAACGCTCTGCCTGATGCCATCTTCGTGATCGACGTGGGCTACCACAAGATTGCGATCGCCGAAGCCAAGAAGCTGGGCATTCCTCTGATCGGTGTGGTGGATACCAACCACAACCCAGAAGGCATCGACTATGTGATCCCTGGTAACGATGACTCTGCCAAGGCTGTGGAACTGTACGCCCGCGGTATCGCTGACGCGATCCTGGAAGGTCGTGCGAACGCCGTGACCGAAGTGGTCAAGGCTGTTTCCGGCGAAGAAGGCGACGAGTTTGTGGAAGTGGAAAATTCCGCTGCTTGA
- a CDS encoding NAD(P)/FAD-dependent oxidoreductase, which produces MKIAVVGAGIAGIATAFELMEAGNEVCIYEQHRTAGEEASFAPSGLMWPCVINPWGATAFQHVLRLGLHRPVFAELDVHGNLLSASRRWARKYQSIAKKHIDIESIDALQALELLSMQRLQHAQELFDIEAQFNAGLLLPLRKEPNAAALYELTRRLSAAHVDYKQCTEAEARALEPGLATEIRMTGALHLPQAWAGNGRLFSQGLLQALQGHGLQLLTQHAITRIQPQNQGVRLITSAGEHDHDAVVLCTGEHTTQLLQAVGIRLPAAPIHGYSASIQIAEQSLAPRGSIIDLENSMVLTRQGTRLRISGGAELGCQGSPERTEEARHQLISVLLEWFPGSIQRSQSVLQIWRGARMTVPDGLPVMGAAGAPGVWINAAHGGYGWGLSMGCAHHVRQLVMGQATSVDAATFALGRFD; this is translated from the coding sequence ATGAAAATTGCAGTCGTTGGTGCAGGCATAGCGGGTATTGCTACCGCTTTTGAACTGATGGAAGCCGGAAACGAGGTCTGCATCTACGAGCAGCACCGTACTGCTGGCGAGGAAGCGAGCTTCGCCCCGTCCGGCCTCATGTGGCCCTGTGTGATCAACCCTTGGGGCGCCACCGCCTTCCAGCACGTCTTGCGCCTGGGGCTGCACCGGCCCGTATTTGCCGAGCTGGACGTCCACGGCAACCTGCTGTCCGCGAGCCGCCGCTGGGCTCGCAAATACCAGTCCATCGCAAAGAAGCACATCGACATCGAATCCATCGACGCCCTGCAAGCGCTGGAGCTGCTGTCCATGCAGCGCCTCCAGCATGCGCAGGAACTGTTCGATATCGAAGCCCAGTTCAATGCCGGCCTGTTGCTGCCGCTGCGCAAGGAGCCCAATGCAGCCGCGCTCTATGAGCTGACACGACGCCTTTCGGCCGCGCATGTGGATTACAAGCAATGCACCGAAGCCGAAGCCCGTGCACTGGAGCCCGGGCTCGCCACCGAGATCCGCATGACAGGGGCCCTGCACCTGCCCCAAGCCTGGGCCGGCAATGGGCGGCTGTTCTCTCAAGGCCTTCTGCAGGCGCTGCAAGGCCATGGACTGCAGTTGCTCACGCAACATGCCATCACCCGCATCCAGCCGCAGAACCAGGGAGTGCGCCTGATCACCAGCGCTGGCGAGCACGACCATGACGCCGTGGTTCTGTGTACGGGCGAGCACACCACGCAGTTGCTGCAGGCAGTTGGCATCCGCCTGCCAGCCGCGCCCATCCATGGCTACAGCGCCAGCATCCAGATTGCCGAGCAGTCGCTGGCACCGCGCGGCTCGATCATCGATCTCGAAAACAGCATGGTATTGACCCGGCAAGGCACCCGTCTGCGCATCAGCGGCGGTGCCGAGCTGGGCTGCCAGGGCAGTCCGGAGCGCACCGAGGAAGCCCGTCACCAGCTCATCAGCGTGCTGCTCGAATGGTTTCCCGGCAGCATTCAGCGCAGCCAGTCGGTGCTGCAGATCTGGCGTGGCGCTCGCATGACCGTTCCTGACGGCCTGCCGGTGATGGGCGCCGCTGGCGCGCCAGGTGTCTGGATCAACGCAGCGCATGGCGGCTATGGCTGGGGACTGTCCATGGGCTGCGCCCACCACGTGCGTCAGCTCGTCATGGGGCAAGCGACCTCGGTCGATGCCGCGACCTTTGCACTAGGCCGTTTCGACTGA
- a CDS encoding NAD(P)H-hydrate dehydratase: protein MAPTTQAAPSCLDGSYPTLLNAEQTRIAEQALAAHLPPYTLMQRAGEATARLALALAPHARTIWLACGPGNNGGDGLEAAVHLAAAGKVIHVTLLQAEGKTLPEDATHALQRARAAGLAISSELPPHYDLAIDALWGIGLRSGMELQPDSTAARCVHTLLHTKSDVLSVDTPSGLLCDTGALAPAFAALAPSAPRGRRFTLSMLGLKPGLFTHQGRDWAGEVWVAPLRGGSNAIKIDSSSPNRYAPAADLACSTPSAYLVTHNRQSPQAQNTHKGQFGDVGVLGGAPGMEGAALLATSAALHSGAGRVMLHLIGSTGACPSTLAPDIMVRGLDGLLAQRGALACGCGGGTAIAAVLPQVLARSGPVVLDADALNAIAASPALQQALAARTARGATVLTPHPLELARLLACTTAAIQADRINAACRAARQWQCIVVLKGSGTVIATPDGSYAINHSGNARLAIGGTGDVLAGCIAAQLAGLESEAYKTQNPAWQHAWQRVLNAVWLHGHVADTWDLHHPTQPTLTASRLAEALPRQSGS from the coding sequence ATGGCACCCACCACACAAGCTGCCCCTTCCTGCCTTGACGGCAGTTATCCAACGCTACTGAATGCGGAGCAAACTCGCATTGCCGAGCAGGCCCTGGCAGCGCATCTGCCACCCTATACCTTGATGCAGCGTGCTGGCGAAGCCACTGCCCGCCTCGCGCTGGCCCTGGCTCCGCATGCCCGAACCATCTGGCTCGCCTGCGGCCCCGGCAACAACGGCGGTGACGGACTGGAGGCAGCAGTGCATCTGGCTGCTGCAGGCAAGGTCATTCATGTCACCTTGTTGCAGGCAGAAGGCAAGACCCTGCCAGAAGACGCCACACACGCCTTGCAACGTGCCCGCGCAGCCGGGCTGGCCATCAGCAGTGAACTACCGCCCCACTACGACCTGGCAATCGATGCCCTCTGGGGCATCGGGCTGCGCAGTGGCATGGAACTACAGCCCGACTCAACCGCCGCGCGCTGCGTGCATACCCTGCTCCACACCAAAAGCGATGTGCTGAGTGTGGACACGCCGTCCGGCCTGCTGTGCGATACCGGCGCACTGGCCCCCGCATTTGCGGCGCTTGCGCCGTCTGCGCCACGGGGGCGGCGTTTTACGCTCAGCATGCTCGGCCTCAAACCAGGGCTGTTCACCCACCAGGGCCGGGATTGGGCAGGCGAAGTCTGGGTCGCGCCATTGCGGGGCGGCAGTAATGCTATAAAAATTGACAGCTCTTCGCCCAACAGATATGCCCCGGCGGCCGATTTGGCATGCAGCACTCCCTCTGCTTACCTAGTGACCCACAATCGGCAAAGCCCACAGGCACAGAACACCCACAAAGGCCAGTTTGGCGATGTGGGCGTGCTGGGAGGGGCTCCAGGCATGGAAGGCGCCGCCCTGCTGGCCACCAGTGCTGCCCTGCACAGCGGAGCAGGCCGCGTGATGCTGCATCTCATTGGCAGCACGGGCGCCTGCCCAAGCACTCTGGCCCCCGACATCATGGTGCGCGGCCTGGATGGGCTGCTGGCCCAGCGCGGCGCGCTGGCCTGCGGGTGCGGCGGCGGCACGGCCATTGCAGCCGTGCTGCCACAGGTTCTGGCGCGCAGCGGGCCTGTGGTGCTGGATGCCGACGCGCTCAACGCCATCGCGGCCTCTCCTGCGCTACAACAGGCACTGGCGGCGCGCACCGCCCGTGGCGCCACCGTGCTGACCCCCCATCCGCTGGAATTGGCACGGCTGTTGGCCTGCACGACTGCCGCCATCCAGGCGGACCGGATCAATGCAGCGTGTCGGGCCGCACGGCAATGGCAATGCATCGTGGTACTCAAGGGCAGCGGCACCGTGATTGCCACGCCTGATGGAAGCTACGCCATCAACCACAGCGGCAATGCCCGACTGGCCATCGGCGGCACCGGCGACGTACTGGCCGGGTGCATCGCCGCACAGCTTGCCGGCCTGGAAAGCGAAGCCTACAAGACCCAGAACCCTGCGTGGCAGCACGCCTGGCAACGGGTTCTGAATGCAGTGTGGCTGCACGGCCATGTGGCAGACACCTGGGATCTTCACCACCCCACACAACCCACGCTGACCGCTTCTCGCTTGGCAGAGGCACTGCCCCGCCAGTCTGGATCTTGA
- a CDS encoding SDR family oxidoreductase, giving the protein MTNPTRKIAVVTGAGTGIGRAAALALMNDGWAVVLAGRRPEPLQEVASHAKDADQVLVVPTDVADPVAVKALFDAAVERFGRVDMLFNNAGRGAPAVPIDELPVETWNDVVNVNLNGMFYCLQQAFRVMRHQSPMGGRIINNGSISAHTPRPMSIAYTSTKHAVAGLTKTASLDGRRYDIAVGQIDVGNAGTELAMRMTQGVMQAYGEIAPEPLMDVDVVGQSVLYMANLPLECNVLFHTVMATKMPFVGRG; this is encoded by the coding sequence ATGACCAACCCAACCCGCAAGATTGCCGTGGTGACCGGTGCAGGCACCGGTATTGGCCGCGCTGCCGCATTGGCCTTGATGAACGATGGCTGGGCCGTGGTGCTGGCGGGCCGCCGCCCCGAGCCGCTGCAAGAGGTAGCCAGCCACGCCAAGGATGCCGATCAGGTGCTGGTAGTGCCGACCGATGTAGCGGACCCGGTGGCGGTGAAGGCGCTGTTCGATGCTGCGGTGGAGCGTTTTGGCCGGGTGGACATGCTGTTCAACAACGCTGGCCGAGGCGCACCGGCCGTTCCCATTGACGAGTTGCCCGTCGAGACCTGGAACGATGTGGTGAATGTGAACCTGAACGGCATGTTCTACTGCCTGCAGCAGGCCTTCCGCGTGATGCGCCACCAATCGCCCATGGGTGGGCGCATCATCAACAACGGCTCCATCTCGGCGCACACGCCGCGCCCCATGTCGATTGCCTATACATCGACCAAGCATGCGGTGGCGGGGCTGACCAAGACTGCATCGCTCGACGGCCGCAGGTACGACATCGCCGTGGGCCAGATCGATGTGGGAAATGCAGGCACTGAGCTGGCCATGCGCATGACACAAGGCGTGATGCAGGCCTACGGCGAGATTGCGCCTGAGCCGTTGATGGATGTGGATGTGGTGGGGCAGTCCGTGCTGTACATGGCCAATCTGCCGCTGGAATGCAATGTGCTCTTCCACACCGTGATGGCAACCAAGATGCCTTTCGTGGGGCGTGGTTGA
- the rnr gene encoding ribonuclease R — MYIKKTAANTGADNLSEEIEGVVQGHREGHGFVIRDDNESDIYIPANEMRAVLHRDRVRARIVRTDRKGRPEGRIVEIIERPPHPIIGRLLQESGVWLVAPEDKRYGQDILIPGGAIGAAKTGQVVVVELTEPPALFGQPVGRVVEVLGEIDDPGMEIEIAVRKYGVPHEFSDECLALAKKLPDKVRAADRKDRVDLTDIPLVTIDGEDARDFDDAVYCEPMRIGRTKGWRLLVAIADVSHYVQTGNAIDVDAYDRATSVYFPRRVIPMLPEKLSNGLCSLNPDVERLCMVADMVVTAGGDIHAYQFYPAVMHSHARFTYTEVAAILANTRGQEAMKRQERVPDLLNLHDVYKALLAARGRRGAVDFETTETQIVCDESGRIEKIVPRTRTEAHRLIEEAMLAANVCAADFIQESGQPGLFRVHEGPTPEKQDILRGYLKAMGVGMSISDDPQPAEFQAIAQATKDRPDAQQIHTMLLRSMQQAIYTPINSGHFGLGYEAYTHFTSPIRRYPDLLVHRVIKSILAGKRYQLPALPTPGEAEAKLAKRLASRVAAPTKQLAQRTQRVSRETQAWEAAGLHCSANERRADEASRDVEAWLKCKYMREHLGEEYSGVVSAVTTFGLFVTLDQLYVEGLIHISELGGDYFRFDEMRQELRGERTGIRYTIGTRLQIQVSRVDLDARKIDFRLVHEGEDAAASAPRSAKSTKSAKARQRDAAAEGQPGRGLRSGSDEAYAAQRAGVKRSKAASREAGNARRQDQRNAGTKQAAKKAARKGRR; from the coding sequence TTGTATATCAAAAAAACGGCTGCCAACACAGGAGCAGATAATTTGTCAGAAGAAATTGAAGGTGTAGTCCAAGGCCACCGTGAAGGCCACGGCTTCGTGATCCGGGATGACAACGAGAGCGACATCTATATACCGGCCAACGAAATGCGCGCAGTACTGCACCGCGACAGGGTCCGCGCCCGTATCGTGCGCACTGATCGCAAAGGCCGTCCGGAAGGCCGCATTGTAGAAATCATCGAGCGTCCCCCGCACCCCATCATTGGCCGTCTGCTGCAGGAAAGCGGTGTGTGGCTGGTTGCCCCTGAAGACAAGCGCTACGGGCAGGACATCCTCATTCCCGGCGGTGCCATCGGCGCAGCCAAGACCGGCCAGGTCGTGGTGGTCGAGTTGACCGAGCCGCCTGCGCTGTTCGGTCAGCCCGTGGGACGCGTGGTGGAGGTGCTGGGCGAGATCGACGACCCCGGCATGGAAATCGAAATTGCCGTGCGCAAGTATGGCGTGCCGCATGAGTTTTCGGACGAGTGCCTGGCTCTTGCCAAGAAGCTGCCCGACAAGGTGCGCGCGGCGGACCGCAAGGACCGGGTCGACCTGACTGATATTCCGCTGGTGACCATCGATGGTGAGGACGCGCGCGATTTTGACGATGCCGTCTATTGCGAGCCGATGCGCATCGGCCGCACCAAGGGGTGGCGCCTTCTGGTGGCGATTGCCGATGTCAGCCACTATGTGCAGACCGGCAATGCCATCGATGTGGATGCCTACGACCGCGCTACCAGTGTGTACTTTCCGCGCCGCGTGATTCCGATGCTGCCCGAGAAGCTCAGCAATGGTCTGTGCTCGCTCAATCCGGATGTGGAGCGCCTGTGCATGGTGGCCGACATGGTGGTTACTGCCGGTGGTGATATCCATGCCTACCAGTTCTACCCGGCGGTGATGCATAGCCATGCACGCTTTACCTATACCGAGGTGGCGGCCATCCTGGCCAACACGCGCGGACAGGAAGCCATGAAGCGCCAGGAGCGCGTACCGGATCTGCTGAACTTGCACGACGTGTACAAGGCCTTGCTCGCTGCGCGCGGACGCCGTGGTGCCGTGGATTTCGAGACGACGGAAACCCAGATCGTCTGCGATGAGAGCGGTCGTATCGAAAAAATCGTGCCGCGCACGCGCACCGAGGCGCACCGCCTGATCGAAGAAGCCATGCTCGCGGCCAATGTCTGCGCGGCCGATTTCATTCAGGAAAGCGGCCAGCCGGGATTGTTCCGCGTGCACGAAGGCCCGACTCCGGAGAAGCAGGACATTCTGCGCGGCTACCTTAAGGCCATGGGTGTGGGCATGTCGATCAGCGATGATCCGCAGCCTGCCGAATTCCAGGCCATTGCGCAGGCCACCAAGGACCGCCCGGACGCGCAACAGATCCACACCATGCTGCTGCGCTCCATGCAGCAGGCGATCTATACGCCGATCAACAGCGGCCACTTTGGCCTGGGGTACGAGGCGTACACGCATTTCACCAGTCCGATCCGGCGCTACCCGGATCTGCTGGTGCACCGGGTCATCAAATCCATCCTGGCGGGCAAGCGCTACCAGTTACCGGCGCTGCCGACGCCGGGCGAGGCCGAAGCCAAGCTGGCCAAGCGCCTGGCCTCGCGGGTGGCCGCTCCCACCAAGCAGCTGGCACAGCGCACGCAGCGCGTTTCGCGCGAAACGCAGGCCTGGGAGGCGGCCGGCCTGCACTGCAGCGCCAACGAGCGTCGTGCCGATGAGGCGAGCCGTGATGTAGAGGCCTGGCTCAAGTGCAAATACATGCGCGAGCATCTGGGCGAGGAATACAGTGGCGTGGTCTCGGCAGTCACTACGTTTGGCCTGTTCGTCACGCTGGATCAGCTGTATGTGGAGGGCTTGATCCACATCAGCGAACTGGGTGGTGATTACTTCCGCTTCGATGAAATGCGGCAGGAATTGCGCGGTGAGCGCACCGGCATCCGCTACACCATCGGCACCCGCCTGCAGATCCAGGTCAGCCGTGTGGATCTGGATGCGCGCAAGATCGACTTCCGCCTTGTGCATGAGGGTGAAGACGCAGCGGCATCTGCGCCGCGTTCGGCCAAATCTACCAAATCGGCCAAGGCGCGCCAGCGCGATGCTGCTGCAGAAGGGCAACCAGGCCGTGGCCTGCGCAGCGGCAGTGACGAGGCTTACGCCGCCCAGCGGGCCGGGGTCAAGCGATCCAAGGCGGCCTCGCGCGAAGCGGGCAATGCGCGCCGTCAGGATCAGCGCAATGCCGGCACCAAGCAGGCTGCCAAAAAAGCGGCTCGCAAAGGCCGGCGCTGA